The Larus michahellis chromosome 14, bLarMic1.1, whole genome shotgun sequence genomic sequence accctgccagggagcagcgtggaTTCACTATAGCTTAAATCTACACTTTTAATTGGACTGTATatcatagtttaaccccagccagcagccaggaccacgcATGCGctggtgcagttctcccccttccccccagaagggagaagagggagaaaaggaggggaaagggaaagggaaaaactcgtgggtggagataaggacagtttaatagaacagtaacagaaaccaataataataataataataataataataatgagagaagtcactctcaccacccagtgaactgGCACCTTCCCGAGCCCCGACCGCATATTCCCACCCCgcaccaacccccatttatatcctgagcatggcatctatggtacggaatattccgttggcctttcccttgttctgcctatgctcctcctcacttctatgggaagctgaaaagagtccttgaaaagtataaacatcgcctagcaacaactaagacacatctttgaaaatatgcataaacttagtgagctgtttcagcagaggtgctcccCTGAATTAATTGGCAGGCTGATCTCTCAACCCCTGGTAGAATGTTTAATGAGGTGGGACTGGCTTTCACCCTCTGGATGTTTGGCATCCAACTGTCAGCAGAGGGTTGTGCTCCCTTTCCGGGGAGCGGAGAGAAATGACCGCTCTGAGGGAGGTGTCTCCAGGCGGGATGGATCTGGGTTGGGgacaagcagctccctgccagggagaggcACCGCGTATCCCGGGGACAGCTTGCTGCTGGGGACCGACAGCGTGCACTCACGTGGCATCGACCTGCTCCACCCCTCGGTAGTAACTGATGCCCTGGGAGGTGTTCATCAGGTGGTGGCACCTGTCGTCGATCCGGTGGGCCACCTGCTTGTTGGCCAGGTCCTTCTCCAGATTCTGCTGGGCCACCCGGTTGGACCTTCAACATGCAAACAGCAGCCATCGGTGGGGACGTACGGGTGGAATGGCTTCCTCCCCGTTccactccccacagcagctcccggccccccgcgcagctctgtcctcccacgaGCATCACCGCCCGCATGCCATGGAGCCTCCATGGGCTTTACGCCTGCGGGGTGTGGGGATAGATGGGGTTCTTCTGGGGATTCACATCTGCTGGggttctgctgggcttctgctgtgACCACAAATGCACATCAGCCCTACGACATGAGAGAAGGAGCTCCTCCTTACGTGATCTGGGCTTTGGCCTTGTCCAGGACCTGCTGCATCTTCTCCTGGCACGAACTGATGACATCGacttcctgggcaaaggcaaaagaggacCCCATCAGTGTCCATACTCACTCGTCCTGGTCACACTCCTCCCCTTGGACCTTTCCAACCCTGCACACAGCAAGAACTTGCCTGCTTGTCTTcctgcccaaagcaaacaggcaggaaaactcgCAGCTGAGCCTGCGCCCAGCGCcctggaggggacagaagggtgcTGTAGCTGCAGCCACGGCCTTTGCGTTCCCTTTCAGGGTGGGTCAATAAGGATTTTTTCACCTTGACCTCAGGGTCAAGCAGTGGTTAGTCCCACTACACGGACAGGGACACATCCTGGTGTGGACAGGCAGAGCGGTTCCCTGGACCACTACACACCTCCGTCCCCAGATCAGCACCTGCCCTTTTTgctcccaaaatgttttcctccccaggaggaaTCCCATCCGTacgggacaagaggagatggactTGACTTCGGTGTAAATGCCCAGGCTGAATTTCTGAGACACATTCAGCTCCACTGGAGGAAGTGTGTTGCTCTCAGCTCACTtgacttcagcacaaacccattgcctttgtgaagctccggctgctggaggcaggtgatCAGTGCTCCAAATCCCATAACTTTGAAATCCAGTCAAAATAGCTTCAACGCATGATCTGAGTTGCCCAACTTACTGTTAAGAGCTGTTCCTCCACGTTGTCGTGGACCAGGTCgatgcccatcctcttctcccgGTGAAGTAAGCACTCCTGAGCGACCTGTTGGGGACACACCATCAccgctggctgcaggggcagggctctctatggggactgtccccatctccaataatgtaagaaaagaaactctAGGTGGGCACCGAGAtgacaagagagggaaaaaagtggCCCGGGGCAGCTGGTTTAGCTGACAAGGAGCAGGCGAGCTGCAACATCAGCATTAAACCATCATGAGGgagcagatgtgtccctggtgcagccacagctgaaacGGGGGACCTGTGTCAGCCTTGACGCCCACCTCGCCAGAGCCTCGTGGTAAGACACGGGCTTTTGTCTCCCAAACCGGGATTTTGGATGTACCGCGTCTAAAAATATTGAGTTAAGCAAATGCTGCTCTGAcgtgctcagcctgtgctgataggggatccagcagatggcaagggGGGTTTGGTTACTACTAACTTAACTAATGGCCTCTTAATAAAAGCTTTCTAGACGTtctggagctgcagtgaaacttaatGAGATGTTTGaagggctgcagatgtttcagcagtagGCTACAGCTTGCAGCGCGCCGGGACGGGTGCTTACCCGGAGAGGGGCGTCCGCCTCGGccaaggctctctccagcctggtcttcacCTCTGTGAGTGCGTTGGTCTCCCCGATCACCTCATCTAGCTCGTGGCAGAGCTCCGATTTCCAAAACGCGATGTCATTGGCGCGCACTCCCAGGTTTTTGGTGCTTTCTACTTGCGTTTTCTTGGTCTGCTGGTATTTGTGGTCAATGATGCGGGAGGTATCGGCTCTGAGGCGCTCCGCGTTCTTCTGGGAGGTCTCCGACTCCCTGTAATTGGTCACGTTGGACTTGTACCAGTCTTCAGGGGTGTAGCGGGTGAAGACGGTGGTTCTGGTGGAAACAGATGGAAGCTTCTCGCCGGCGGTTATCCCCTGGGAACTCTTGGAAAAGGCAGCCAAAGTTGGTTTGCTGGCAGCCGTTCTGTAGtaggtgctgggcatccaggggAGGCTGTAGCTCTGAGGCAAGGGGCGGTAAGGAAATCGGTTCTTATAGCTTGACGCCATGGTGTGGATGGCAGGGAGAAACCTGGTGGGTATGGCTCTGGGATGGGCGAACTTTGCTGGTAAGGGAGAGCCGACAGACTCCATGCTCGACCGCTGCTATTCGTGTGTCCCGTCCgtgtcctgcacagaggaggagagagaggacaacctCAGCAACCTCCTGCACTTGCCTTACTTCTTACAGCAACACCCGCAACTTCAAACACAAACAGCGACGCACAGAGCGCCCTCACAGCGCCTGAACAGGCCTAAACCCcttgaaaacaaatccctccTGACAGCATCCCAAACATTTGTATATAAAAGCGTTTGACTTGGTTGTTAGTATCTAGCATCAGGTCTTGGAAGgcggagaaaaacaaatcacggcCGTAAGGAGAATGACAGATACtgtgccttccttttccttaaatctgTCAATCCAGTCAAACTGGagttgctccttctctgctgttcctttgtttcttttggctggcgtatctgctgatcttctgatactccagaggtcattttctctgtaaaagttccATTCCCAGCCCCGAGAGCTGCGTCCCTTTTGGACACACATCTGCTACCGGCCCAGCGCCATTTGTGGGTGGGTGAGGgactccatcctcaccccctctatcttcccttgccttaaatgctggagtgaggagcctgcaggtgagctgagctttgcaggacTATATCCAAatttgacccccccacacccctatttcagcctcaaaagaggggccgcctcttgccttgcaaaggaggaaaggtgTCGATGGCTCACCTGGTGTAAGATCAGTGTGCGTGGGAAGGAGATGGCCCACAGTCTTTTCAGAGCGCTTGGGAAACACCAGCCTTGCAGTAGCCCTAGGAGGAATGGCCacacatgaagattttgctaCCAAGAATTGCATATTGTCCTCTCCAGCTTGAGGCTGTCAATCGATGGTTATCAGCAAGATAAGGCAGGGGGCCACCAAACACACCTCATCTGAGGACACACACTCCGGAGGGGTACGTGGTGCTCGGTACGAAGCTCTTGTGAGGTTACAAGTGTCACCCAGGGGCAGGAATAAGTCCCTCAATACGGCTGTTGTAGCCAGCCTGACGTGTCCTTCCCCTAACACCGTCccgtccccactgctcccagcctggctcggaGCCCCAGGGGAAGATGAGGACACGGGTGTGCTACAGCAAGATCCCTGATGGGagtggctgtgggacaggcagcgggaaactcacaccctcaaatttagcagaaaaagaagcttttgcaAACACGACCCTCTGAGGCAGTTTGGCAGAACCGAGGACGAAATGTCTGCGCTCAGGTCCAACAAAAACCACCGTGTGTGCCGCTTCCCACAAACCGCTCCCTTCAGCCCTTTTGTCCCGGCTAGGGATAAATGACGGCGCTTTCCCTAGCTCCGTGCCGCTTTATACCTGAGAAACAgccttgggagggtgggaggcagcttccctggctcccacCCCCACAAATAAACTCTGCCCTTTCAGACACCGACAGACACacgtttaggaaagggagggaaaaacccACTTTGTGCCACCCCTGAACACGGACACAACGACAGGAGCCCCGACCACCTCATCCGGGTACATTTAGAGGACAGAAGAGATATGGAGGGGGATTAGGAGAatgacctgtttttttccctcccagttcagGGACATACTCACCCTGCAGAGGcttgggggtgtgcggggggggctgctactcagtgctgtgctgtcaggttgggtggcagcactgccagacactgcagcatccccagtgccctctGTGTCACAGAACCAGGGCAGCGTTGCCGCTGGCGCAGGGTGCTCAGTAACCGGGTTCTACGCGGGCAACTCCCTGCAGCCGCTCTGGCAACCTGATGCAGCCGTTGAGCAACGCATTGCTGTGGATGGGCAagccggggccagccctgggcaagaAAATACCCTCACATGGCATCCTAGATCCTGCCCTGGACAACCTACTGCCCTCcatgggcaggttttgcagcccctGGGCAACCAGGTGCAGCTTTTGGGCAACTGTTGAGCGGCTTAGTCATATCATTtggttttaggtagtcctgcaagaagcagggagatggactcgatgatcctcatgggtctctCTCGACTTGAGACATTTTATGATCCTATGAACTCACGGCCCTCAGTGGgcaacccagtgccacccctgggcaAGTCAGTGCAGACTGCGTGCATCCTAGTGCCTTTGCTGGGCAACTTGATCCCTTGCCTGGACAACCCCCAGCACCGTCAATGGGCAACCCAAATCTAGCTTGCtgactgatgttgatagcattcggcatgctacgctgcaaaatcgagcggctattgattttttgctgttagctcagggtcatggatgtgaaggttttgaaggtatgtgttgtatgaacttttccgaccactcatcatccattcataagcagttacgggagctgaaggataacatgtccaaattaaaagtggtcaaaaacggttttgatgattggttaagctcatggggtataacgggatggttatcagatttactaaagcaagggctcatgctattgttggttatattattattgattatggcagcctcgtgtgttctccgcaaagtgactgacatgatagaaaatgccatgcataaggtctggctggctcaagaagaaaaagggggtattgtaggaatgtatctgagagaaaacggccatgtgagccagcctccctgctgtgagagattagattaagagcaaagcaggcggtagaagatggaattagtacatgggaaaaacgggaactgagaaggtagaaaacatgttgtgctaatgactaagcaatttactatgcgaattcttgtaaccaatctgatgtgtgaacgaactgcgtgcacagcgcgtggacagtgtaactcgctgatcagaaataagcgagtcgcgtgtacggctacaacacagggtataaaagatgatgatcggtgcttaataaacggcttctgttgattcacattggatcgtctggagtccagttatttctcctcaacagGGTGCGGGAGGAGAAACCATGCTCTCTGCTAAGACACCAGAGGAACCCACTAGCAGGGTTTGACCAGCCACATTTTaaccaaaagaggcagaaaatgccagcgACGACACTGTGAGCACCCGGAGATCTGCAGAAAGGTCTGAAAGTCCGTTCAGTCCCTGGCCAGATGAGAGAGAGCTTCACCTGGAGCTGCTTCTGGACTTTCTCATGGGATCTTTTGAGAGAGGTCCCAGCCCTAGCTCTGTCCCAGCATCAGTGACACCTCCAGCATCTGAGCTGATCCCATCCCTGCTACGAGTCCCTCTTCACCAGCAGCAGCCGAGGGAGCACAGCCGCCAGCATGGCCACCGTCAAGACGAGCAGGACGGCGAGGGCGATGGGCGACTGGCAGCATTTCACCCCCAGGGCCGAGCTGGATGACACCGAGCTTCGTGTTTCcgttctgcttctcctccccagggagctgcagtccACATCCACCAGTGGCATCCCATGGTCACTGATGACAAAGATGTGGGCTTCCCgtgccagctctcctgggaccCCCTGCGAGTCCATGGGGCTGTTCCCCGTGCTGCAGCACCGGCCGGAGCTCTGCACCGGCATCACAAAATGGCTGGGCACCACCAAGGTGTTGCTGGCCTCCAATTTGGTCAGATGGGACAaggaggaaggtgacagaggCATCTCCAGGGCCCGGAGGTTGGTGCCTGCCTTGGGCGGCCATAGAGCTGCCTTCTTGCTGAGGAAAGTCACGTAGCGGCAGATGGGGCAGATGATGCTGCTCTGGACCTGGCCGTCAAGCTTGGCGGAGAGCAAGCACTTCACCAGGCAGTCGTGGCAGAAGGtgtgcctgcagctgagctggcgGTGCATGGCCTCCAGTGGGTGGAACTTCTCGTAGCACACGGGGCActcggccgggggtccctccttGCTGGACGAGGCCTCAGACATCCCTGCTCTGTCGGCCACAGGCGCTCCCCAGCTGCGAGGAAGAGGCACGATGGGTTAATAAGGTTGAAATGATAAGCATGAtccatctcttcatctctcctcctcctcctccctgctctcttgcTTTTGCCCTCTTGCCCCTAACAGATGCAGTTGACAGCTACTAGGCATCCTCTCAACAAGACAGGGCATTTTCAGGAGCATTACGCCTCTCAGTGTGGCCCTTGGGGCAAGAGAGAGATGACGGGAGGACCCCAACTCCAGAGCCAGCGGGGGCAACAATCCCCGGCTGCAAAATCACATGCACGAGCCCCTGGATGGACGTGCTCAGCACGTGGTACAGATAAAGCAGGTTCAGCTTGTGTCACGAGTGCCTCcgtgcactgctgccagctccaggtgCACGGGAGGTGGGAACTCCCATCCCACAAAGAAACCTGCCATGGAAAGGGAGATGCTCCCAtcccaggggacacagaggggccagcgggagcagggggaggccagggcagtgggacaggtgGGAGCACAGGACCccccggggatggagagggggcgtGCTGGACCCGGGGCAGGCAGCGAGCACCCACGCCAGGCTccttccaggctgctggaggatgtcccaggctggtggccaggccacagccatctccaggctgtgctcctcacGCCGGAGCATGGTGTGGTCAGCAAGCCCCGGAGCCCGGCGTCTCCTCTTAGTCagtgcagggagggcagagcccagccatcccgcctggcccctgccccagcctggggcgccagggggagcgcggggccgcTGGGATCCCCAGACCCGCGTCTGGGCTGGGTCTGAAGCTCTGCCGTGcgtctcccagggcagggagcattcATGCGGCGGctcaaggaagggagaggggagcgggaagaagggagagaggagaggggaaaagggagaagggagcgggagatgggtgAAGGgcggaggaagagaggagaggggaaaggggagaggagagaggggaggagggatgctcagctcagctcctttctcttaaaACCTGAGCTTcataaaacctgcaggtttttccaGACCTTGCAGCATTGTCAGACCCGACCCAACCTGCACCCCTTTTCTCACGCATGACTGTGCCCATGGGCATCCTCACAGCTG encodes the following:
- the LOC141751085 gene encoding RING finger protein 222-like, whose amino-acid sequence is MSEASSSKEGPPAECPVCYEKFHPLEAMHRQLSCRHTFCHDCLVKCLLSAKLDGQVQSSIICPICRYVTFLSKKAALWPPKAGTNLRALEMPLSPSSLSHLTKLEASNTLVVPSHFVMPVQSSGRCCSTGNSPMDSQGVPGELAREAHIFVISDHGMPLVDVDCSSLGRRSRTETRSSVSSSSALGVKCCQSPIALAVLLVLTVAMLAAVLPRLLLVKRDS
- the LOC141751234 gene encoding tektin-3-like translates to MESVGSPLPAKFAHPRAIPTRFLPAIHTMASSYKNRFPYRPLPQSYSLPWMPSTYYRTAASKPTLAAFSKSSQGITAGEKLPSVSTRTTVFTRYTPEDWYKSNVTNYRESETSQKNAERLRADTSRIIDHKYQQTKKTQVESTKNLGVRANDIAFWKSELCHELDEVIGETNALTEVKTRLERALAEADAPLRVAQECLLHREKRMGIDLVHDNVEEQLLTEVDVISSCQEKMQQVLDKAKAQITSNRVAQQNLEKDLANKQVAHRIDDRCHHLMNTSQGISYYRGVEQVDATISVPQSWAKFTNDNILRSQSERAASAKLRDDIENLLAVTDSQMWQQFNAVNVAFTNRIAETADAKRKIQTHLAKTLQEIFQTERNIEAIQKAIRDQGPPLKVAQTRLDERTRRPNMELCRDTAQLRLVNEVRDIEETVQTLQQQLRDSQDTLQMLVRAKAVLQHDLAVKANSLFIDQEKCMGMRKTFPSTARLLGPI